TCGTGCAGTGTTCATCCTGCTTGCACCCGTGCATGTGGGGGAGCAGGCCCCGTTTGATTGTGGTCTCAACTCCAATATCTGGGTCAACCTGCATTGTTAGCTCGGGGATTATCGGAAGCAGGATACCTACGGCCTTGGTACAGAACGGCAGTCAATAAATAGCTTGACGGAACAGGCAGGGTAATACAAGGCCGAAAGCACGACAGCGTCAAAGAAACCTGGTACGCTTTGTAGCCAACTCAGTATTCATAAAAGCCTCTTTATAACATCTTTGTACTAGTCTTTGTTCCGGGAGAGCCCACGTAGAtgtctattaatatatccaTGTCGGGTTCTTATTTGATTTTATTGTTTTGGTGGTTCGAAGTCGCCCCATGATATAACCAGGGGGTGCTATGAATAGTCTCTTTAGATGTTATTCCCCATCAAAATAAGGGCGGCAAGAAGTTATTTAAAGCCATGCATCCTCTTATTGAAGATGGCGTATCAAGGAAAATATCAACAGGACTTATCAATCTTTTTTTCTCAAACCTCGATATCACGCGCCGCCTAATAACGCTGACAGGCTTACGGCAGACATTGTCTTTCTTGCCCTTtctttgttgtttgtttctttATACGAGCCCGCTTTTGTCCGCTTCAAGCCATAATGTCAGGACTGAATCTACGCCTCGAGctagaagaggaggagctcaaTCAGGAGGTCGGGGGGTATAAGCCTCGAGAGGCAGTTAGCATTCTTACGCGGTGCCTGGACTCCGATGAAAATTTCTCGGTGCGCGAAGCATTCTTGCACTTATATGCAATGCTTCCAGAGCGAGAAATGCAGATTTCCTATGGGGACATTCCAATCTCGCGGCCAGAACTGAACCTCGGTGGTCTGCTCTTGGATGCAGGCAGGCAGATACCATACTCACACCCGGCGCAGGGGAAGCTCGTAAAACTTGTTCAAAACCTGGGCAGGTGTGACAAATTTACCAAGCTCATTGGCATGCCAGGCTATGCTTTCTACGATGGCATGACAGAGTTCAAAAGGGAGTGCCATCGAATTGGTGCAGGTATGTCTCCTGGAAACGGCAAACAACGCACCGCCCTGAACTAACACCTAGCAATAGCAACCTGGGACACTGACGCTGAGGCCGAGCAACTGGTCAATCTTTGTGCCTTCCAAGGCCGCCTCGCATCTGCTGGCTTCTTGAATCCGCGTGAGCTGATGATTTGGTGGATGAGAGATACATTAGAACGGCCCGCAACGAGTTACGCATGGTCTACGCTTGTCATGGGCTCAGCGCTCTGGATTAGATACGGCGCAagctttctttttcaaaCAATGGTCCTCGATCCAGAGCCTGAGGCTCAGTATAATCAAATACTCGGGACGTACGAGCTGTACGATGGTCCAGTATTTGGGCTGGAGCGCTGGAACTTCTGGCAAAGAAGGTTCGCGGAGATTTCGATATCTGAGCCATATGTCGTCAATGACGAGGCTCGACAGCTCGCGGCTGATGCAGCAGACTACATGGCAGCTCTGGCGCGTACAGTCCTTGCTCATGCGTGATCTGATCAAACCTGTCGTGGCGTGAGGACGACTTGTTACTGCCTCTTGCCATGGAGTAGTAACAACTCCGGGTCACTGCGGTTGATGGATATCCTGCAAATGCATTTACACTTCTAGTGCCGTTTACCCTGTTATTTCCTGTTGGTATTGCCTTCTGCCATTCGTTGCACTTGGTACCATTTTAAGCCGGTAGTTAGCCGATAACAATTCACTGCTACCTGTATTATCAACCATTCCTGTCTAAGATGCCTAGCCAGATTGCCATTCACTCCCAAGCTAGATGGTAAGATACattgaaaaagaaagcacAATCCATCCAATAACAGAGTTACTTTAACAGAGGAGAGGAAATACAGTTACTCTATGCACATGTCATCGTGTGAACAGGCTGCCAACCCGGAACAGGTTAATATTCCTGGCAAGCTTACCATTTCAGCTGCAGGTGTGGCCTGATGGCATAACGTGCGTCCATCGCCGCACGTATTATATAGGGGTGTATTACGGGCGCAGATGCTAGCATAAGCTTTGCGAGAAATGGCCTTAGGATGATGGAAGACTGTAAACTCTTATGCCTGCCAGCGTGGCCTTGCAGCATATCCAGAAGCGGATACTCTCTCAGCAGTGGTAGGGGCATCAGAAGAATGCCAGAGCAGCCTGTCTTTGGGGATTCCACAGGCGCAGTATGGTAGCGGTCCATGCGGCTGGATGTGTGAATGATGTCAGGCTCGGCCTGCTGGGTTTACGCCTGCCACCAAGTTCGTAGAAACGGCAGCGACGGCTAGTTAGAGACCAGTGGAGTTGAAACCAAGGAGGCATCGCGGGCGAGGGCCGTACGTATAACAATGCCAtcagacagcaacagctcaGAATTGCCAGACCCTTCTCGTCTTCCCTGCCTTGGGAGTGTCAACGGCCCATGGGCTCTTCCTGACCTGATTTAATGTCAGCAAACAGGTCAGTCACATTATTGGCGGGAGTATCTTGATCTCAACGATAATGCCGTCTCTGCGGGTCACCTCCACCAGGCCCCTCCGCATTGGTACTCGTTGAAACCCATTCCTAGTCCCCCGGCCGGCCGTATGGATCAACATAATGATGAAGTTCTTGTTCTTATCAGTGACAATACGCCATGCACCAGGCCGGGGCAGCGAATGCCACAGGGGCTGGCCGTATTGCGTCTGCTGCTGATAATTGAATGGTCCAGCGACATACATCCAAAATACGATGTCCTCCCCACCGGGCGGGGGGACAATGCCGTTCAACGTAGGTAAATCACGCCGTAGGTGCACGAGCAACCTCTCCCTATCTCTGTAGGCATGAGGTCTTTTCTGGTTTGTTGCCTCCGATGATGGCATTGGGGTACTCGAATAGGACAAGATAACCCGAGCCTGGAGCTCGCACATCTCCTCCGCGGGGCCTGTCCTGGGATCCAAATGTCCCCGGGGGAACATGTAGATGTCGTCAGCAACAAATTCCGTTGTGATAGCCATCGTGATGCTTCATGCAGTGATGGGTATGCCAGCAACGGTGCTGCTCTATCTTGGTACCGTTTGGGATGGCGAATAAAGGGTGCCATATTTATGTGCCAGCCCCTTCTCGTTGAACCAACAAAGCTGAGAAATATGGTCTTTATCCTCCATGCTGTTCTTTCTTGTTGGACGCAGGATGGCATATACAAAGGATCAAAAGCTCAAGGAAGGCCATCCAGCTTGCAAGACGCCCGAAGCCAGACATCCACATCAGACTTGCTATAATTGGCCATCTATATTTACTTGAATATAAACGTCTCAATCTGGCTCGCGCCCGGCTCTTTGTGGCTTTACCGGGGCGTGGCCGGCAGCAGCTGTTTTATTCATTCGTTCACTTCTCGCTCATTGTATAAAGGGCTTTACTCTCACATCCAACCCTAACACCAGGGAGCAGCTCACACATTCGTTCTGCTTGTACCTTTGTCACTGACTTCACAAATTACAGCATGTCACAATCACCGTCAGCATTGAGCGTTCACTATATGTCGGATGAGAGCAATGATGACCTTGACCTGGAGGCCCACAACTGTGAGGATGACGCCCAGAGCAAACGCAAAACCCAAGACACAATCTGGGTGCTCAAGGAATTCCTCAGATCCGACGACACTTTCGCCGACCTAAAGGCATGCAAGGCCCTTTACGACATGATGCCCGAGGCCGGGACGGAAGAATCCTGGTATGAAGGAAATCTCAGCACCATAATCATGGCTACCGCAAAGCAAATCCCACACAATAGCGCAATGCAGAACAAGCTCGTGAGGCTCATGGGAGAGCTCGCGAGGTGTGACAGATTCAATGTGTTACTGAATAGACGCTGGTATACACACCCTGAACGGGTGGGCGAGCTCAGCCTTGTCTACTCAAATTATGTGCGGCTCTGTGTGTATGGGAGAGTATGGTGTGAACTATTTAATGGTATGCCCAAGGTTAATCGCTATATGGCGTATAAAGAGGCTGACATCAGCTTCATCGAGCAGGAGTAGGGCCCCAGCAGTACGACACCCAATTTGTCAATTTATGCGCCTTTCAGGCTCGGTTGTCAACCGCGGGGATTATGGATAATACATCGGAAATGGTATGGACCATGAGGGAGATCCTGGAGCAGCCAACAGACGCGTGCACCTCCGAGAACCTCAGTATCCAGATCAAGCTGGCCGCGGTTTGGATCTTACATGGCGGACAGCTATTCTACCAGAACATAGTGACCCACCCAGAACCTGCGACAGCAGAGTCCCAGATATCGTACCGCGCATATGAGCTCTACACTGGCCCTGTCCTTGGGCTAGAGCGTTGGGGCTTTTGGCAGGCGAGACTATCTGAGCTATCCGACAAGTCCGATATTAGCGAGGAGGCTCGTGATTTGGGAACCAGGGCAGCCGATCTCATGGAAGCTCTTGTGCGTACGGTCAAATGAGATAGTTCGGCTGTTGTTCTTTGTCAGTTACAAAGGATGCCTAGCCAAGCGATACGGACAGAGTTTCCGTTGTGATGGCTGCTGTATTTACTGACTTTGCGATGTTGCTTTTGTGTTTACAGTCACTCGTTATGAACCATGTTATTGATCATCTAACTAAGATGGCGAGCTATCTATTCCTAGTCCTGTGGACATGAGACTTCACGTAGAGGATCCCGTCGATATTGACAGTTAACCGACCTGGCTCCggaacaaaaagaaagacatcAAGAGGAAACAAAAGCTCCGATCCCAAGGTTTCCactattaaagaaaataggacTAAGAACAGAGAAGTACAAAACTTAATTGGGAAATCGCCGGGGGTATCACAAAAATCATGACATCGTTCCAAACAGTGAAATCATGGTTTGGTATATCGCAAATGAAACAAGTAGTGTATCAGCGTTATCATCGCAATGCTGGAAATCGGCGTTGTCGTCACAGGCATGAAAGGATAGTTGAGTTGAAAGGGGGTGCAAGTTGCGGGCGGCCGTTGTCTCTGGGGGTGCTTTTTGCTCAGGATTACGACCAGACCGATACGACGGCCATCTATAGGGCCGGGTATCTCGATGGGACGGGGTGGAATATTATCGCCAATCTAAACCCCCGGCGATGCTGTACTCCGATGGCGCCAGGGCTGGTGTGGTGCCATGAAATGACGGGCATTGGGGGTTGGGGGCAGCGGACAGCGGGGACGAGGAAACCATGAGACGAAGCGGAAAAGGGAGATGAAGGCAGGGTAGGACTGTGAGATATGGCCACCTTCTCGGTGAACCAACCGCGACATAGGGTACCAGCTGGCAGTGGCAAAGGCTTACGCACCGTCGATTACAGTGGGGGAATGTGGCACGAGGATTTGGACTATGTGAATGGCATAGACTTCCTGACATTCGCTAGCACGTACAAAAAGGCCACCGTCATGTTCCGAGTGAGCGGCCATGCCAATGAT
Above is a window of Aspergillus puulaauensis MK2 DNA, chromosome 2, nearly complete sequence DNA encoding:
- a CDS encoding DUF3632 domain-containing protein (COG:S;~EggNog:ENOG410PTCH;~InterPro:IPR022085;~PFAM:PF12311); this translates as MSGLNLRLELEEEELNQEVGGYKPREAVSILTRCLDSDENFSVREAFLHLYAMLPEREMQISYGDIPISRPELNLGGLLLDAGRQIPYSHPAQGKLVKLVQNLGRCDKFTKLIGMPGYAFYDGMTEFKRECHRIGAATWDTDAEAEQLVNLCAFQGRLASAGFLNPRELMIWWMRDTLERPATSYAWSTLVMGSALWIRYGASFLFQTMVLDPEPEAQYNQILGTYELYDGPVFGLERWNFWQRRFAEISISEPYVVNDEARQLAADAADYMAALARTVLAHA
- a CDS encoding DUF3632 domain-containing protein (COG:S;~EggNog:ENOG410PTCH;~InterPro:IPR022085;~PFAM:PF12311) produces the protein MSQSPSALSVHYMSDESNDDLDLEAHNCEDDAQSKRKTQDTIWVLKEFLRSDDTFADLKACKALYDMMPEAGTEESWYEGNLSTIIMATAKQIPHNSAMQNKLVRLMGELARCDRFNVLLNRRWYTHPERVGELSLVYSNYVRLCVYGRVWCELFNGVGPQQYDTQFVNLCAFQARLSTAGIMDNTSEMVWTMREILEQPTDACTSENLSIQIKLAAVWILHGGQLFYQNIVTHPEPATAESQISYRAYELYTGPVLGLERWGFWQARLSELSDKSDISEEARDLGTRAADLMEALVRTVK